The stretch of DNA CCCCGTCGAGTACAAGGGCGCCCAGATCCCGGCTCCGGACCAGCGGAGGTCGTACAGCTGATGTCTGCCACTCAGGGAACTTCCCACGCTTCCGCCCGTGAGACGACCGAGGGGACTGTATATACAGTCACCGGCGGCGACTGGGACGAGGTCGTCCAGTCCGCGGCCAGGTCCGACGACGAGCGCATCATCGTCAACATGGGTCCGCAGCACCCCTCCACCCACGGTGTGCTCCGGCTCATCCTGGAGATCGAGGGCGAGACCGTCTCCGAGGCCCGCTGCGGCATCGGCTATCTGCACACGGGCATCGAGAAGAACCTCGAATACCGCACGTGGACGCAGGGCACGACGTTCGTCACGCGCATGGACTATCTGACGCCGTTCTTCAACGAGGCGGCGTACTGCCTCGGGGTCGAGAAGCTCCTCGGCATCGAGGACCAGATCCCGGACCGCGCAACGATCATCCGCGTGCTCCTGATGGAGCTCAACCGGCTCTCCTCGCACCTGGTGTGCATCGCCACCGGCGGCATGGAGCTGGGCGCGACGACGATCATGATCTACGGCTTCCGTGATCGTGAACTCGTTCTCGACATCTTCGAGTTGATCACCGGGCTGCGCATGAACCACGCGTACATCCGGCCCGGCGGACTCGCCCAGGACCTGCCCCCGGGCGCGGTCGACCAGATCCGCGAGTTCGTGAAGAAGATGCGGAAGAACCTCGGCGAGTACGACAAGCTCGCCACCGGGAACCCCATCTTCAAGGCCCGCATGCAGGACGTCGGCTATCTCGACCTCGCCGGCTGCATGGCACTCGGCGCCACGGGGCCCGTCCTGCGCTCGGCCGGTCTGCCGCACGACCTGCGCAAGTCGCAGCCCTACTGCGGCTACGAGAACTACGAGTTCGACGTGCCGACCGCCGACACCTGCGACTCCTACGGACGCTTCCTGATCCGCCTGGAGGAGATGCGCCAGTCGCTGCGCATCGTCGAGCAGTGCCTGGACCGCCTCGAACCGGGCCCGGTCATGGTCGCCGACAAGAAGATCGCCTGGCCCGCGCAACTGGCGCTCGGTCCGGACGGATTGGGCAACTCGCTCGATCACATCAAGAAGATCATGGGCACCTCCATGGAGGCCCTGATCCACCACTTCAAGCTGGTGACCGAGGGCTTCAGGGTCCCGGCCGGGCAGGCGTACACCGCGGTCGAGTCGCCCAAGGGCGAGCTCGGGGTGCATGTCGTGTCCGACGGCGGCACCCGCCCCTACCGGGTCCACTTCCGCGACCCGTCCTTCACCAACCTGCAGGCCATGGCGGCGATGTGCGAGGGCGGCCAGGTCGCTGACGTCATCGTCGCCGTCGCGTCCATCGACCCCGTGATGGGAGGCGTCGACCGGTGACCACCACCCCTTCCCAGCAGGGCGCGGGCGTCAGCCTCGGCATGCCCCAACTCCCCGCCCCCGACTACCCGGCCGACGTACGGGCCAGGCTCGACGCGGACGCCAAGGAGCTCATCTCCCGCTACCCGGACTCCCGGTCCGCACTGCTCCCGCTGCTGCACCTGGTGCAGTCGGAGGAGGGCCACGTCACGCGCACGGGCATGGCCTTCTGCGCGCAGGCGCTCGGCCTGACCACCGCCGAGGTCACCGCGGTCGCGACCTTCTACACGATGTACCGACGCAAGCCCTCCGGTGACTACCAAGTCGGTGTCTGTACGAACACGTTGTGCGCCGTCATGGGCGGCGACGCGATCTTCGAGTCGCTGCAGGAGCACCTGGGCGTCGGCAACGAAGGGACCACGGAGGACGGCAAGGTCACGCTGGAGCACATCGAGTGCAACGCGGCCTGCGACTTCGCTCCCGTCGTGATGGTCAACTGGGAGTTCTTCGACAACCAGACTCCCGAGACCGCCAAGCGGCTCGTCGACGACCTGCGCGCGGGCGTGCAGGTCGAGCCGACCCGCGGCGCCCCCCTGTGCACGTACAAGGAGACGGCCCGGATCCTGGCGGGCTTCCCGGACGAGCGCGCGGGCGCCGTCGAGGCGAGCGGCGGCGCCGGCCCGGCCTCGCTGATCGGACTGCGCCTCGCCAAGGGCGAGTTGCCGCAGCCGAGGGTTGTCCACCCGCGGACGGGCGGTCCGCAGGACGAGGCACCTGCCG from Streptomyces sp. BA2 encodes:
- a CDS encoding NADH-quinone oxidoreductase subunit D; amino-acid sequence: MSATQGTSHASARETTEGTVYTVTGGDWDEVVQSAARSDDERIIVNMGPQHPSTHGVLRLILEIEGETVSEARCGIGYLHTGIEKNLEYRTWTQGTTFVTRMDYLTPFFNEAAYCLGVEKLLGIEDQIPDRATIIRVLLMELNRLSSHLVCIATGGMELGATTIMIYGFRDRELVLDIFELITGLRMNHAYIRPGGLAQDLPPGAVDQIREFVKKMRKNLGEYDKLATGNPIFKARMQDVGYLDLAGCMALGATGPVLRSAGLPHDLRKSQPYCGYENYEFDVPTADTCDSYGRFLIRLEEMRQSLRIVEQCLDRLEPGPVMVADKKIAWPAQLALGPDGLGNSLDHIKKIMGTSMEALIHHFKLVTEGFRVPAGQAYTAVESPKGELGVHVVSDGGTRPYRVHFRDPSFTNLQAMAAMCEGGQVADVIVAVASIDPVMGGVDR
- the nuoE gene encoding NADH-quinone oxidoreductase subunit NuoE codes for the protein MPQLPAPDYPADVRARLDADAKELISRYPDSRSALLPLLHLVQSEEGHVTRTGMAFCAQALGLTTAEVTAVATFYTMYRRKPSGDYQVGVCTNTLCAVMGGDAIFESLQEHLGVGNEGTTEDGKVTLEHIECNAACDFAPVVMVNWEFFDNQTPETAKRLVDDLRAGVQVEPTRGAPLCTYKETARILAGFPDERAGAVEASGGAGPASLIGLRLAKGELPQPRVVHPRTGGPQDEAPAEHLSSHDAPQETSASDPAHPAGPTAEEGE